In Actinomyces sp. zg-332, the following proteins share a genomic window:
- a CDS encoding NADH-quinone oxidoreductase subunit G, with product MTEQNLVTLKIDGKEVSVPAGTLVIRAAEELGIHIPRFCDHPLLKPVAACRQCLVEIAMPDREGVVRPMPKPQPSCAMTVMENMEVKTQLSSETAKKAQEGIMEFILLNHPLDCPICDKAGQCPLQDHAYQVGRTQSRFCDEKRVKEKPVSLSEQILLDRQRCILCQKCVRFAKEIAGDPFIDLQLRGTREEIGRFAPDSDGNFYFGDASNSCGSDLDLDLLTSKGQSFASYFSGNIIDICPVGALTSKSYRFKARPFDLVTHQAVSEFDSSGTVLNVDIRNNKILRRNVSGDYETTEGWLNDKERFGYTWQNDKNRITKPIVDGKESSWGNAYMKLLPLLETKIGFLPGGCLTVEDAYAWSKFARVVGQTNAIDFRYRHTNVNEEIFAYNRSIEYLDSKENFAEYVDLENAKNIVLIDFEPEEECTSVFLKLYKSVRNNSAKVYALNPFQSPGSKKLSAKLLEYEVGKQADKLNELFNSQSYSELIQDLTENSAVVIAGEKAVDYLPTVVEFAEKIKAKLAFIPRRISEGAGFRYGITPNLLPNAISVKDNESLAELSQIWDSLIPTDEYKDYDDILDKVIIGQIQTLFVGGVDIDDYPNREKFIKALEKANVVSLEVRESEVTSFADIVLPVAPPSEKNGTYVNWVGDKLPFGQLFTTVFMSDREVLSTIAELKNVDLNLQTLAKVHAELEKVESISKHVKQLDYYESVLPEVSNDNLADNVLSLVTSKTLLDDGIKIKSNIHLQNSSRMSVARLSQNTANKLGIKTGDKIKIVTYFDTLNDTHSENLETDLQSIVLPVQITQMSDKMIWIPQNACNSKVYKTLKIDNGQKVLIEKLDLCCANGIEKVLEESND from the coding sequence ATGACTGAACAAAACTTAGTTACCTTAAAAATTGATGGTAAAGAAGTGAGTGTTCCAGCTGGCACATTGGTGATACGTGCTGCTGAAGAACTAGGTATACATATACCTCGTTTTTGCGACCATCCTTTGCTAAAACCTGTTGCGGCTTGTAGACAGTGTTTAGTAGAAATTGCTATGCCTGATAGAGAAGGCGTTGTAAGACCAATGCCTAAACCTCAACCATCTTGCGCTATGACCGTGATGGAAAATATGGAGGTGAAAACTCAGCTTTCTAGTGAAACAGCAAAGAAAGCACAAGAGGGAATAATGGAGTTCATTTTATTGAACCATCCTTTAGATTGTCCTATATGTGATAAAGCAGGTCAGTGTCCTTTGCAAGATCATGCTTATCAAGTTGGTCGTACGCAATCTCGTTTTTGTGATGAAAAGCGTGTAAAAGAAAAACCAGTTTCACTTTCTGAACAAATATTATTAGATAGACAAAGATGTATTCTTTGCCAAAAATGCGTGCGCTTTGCTAAGGAAATAGCTGGAGATCCATTTATTGACTTACAACTTAGAGGTACTAGAGAAGAAATCGGTAGATTCGCTCCAGATAGTGATGGTAATTTTTACTTTGGTGACGCTTCAAATTCATGTGGCTCTGACTTAGACCTAGATTTATTGACATCAAAAGGACAAAGTTTTGCTTCATATTTTAGTGGAAATATTATAGATATTTGTCCAGTTGGTGCTTTGACATCTAAATCTTATCGTTTTAAGGCACGTCCTTTTGACCTTGTGACTCATCAAGCTGTAAGTGAGTTTGATTCTTCAGGTACTGTTTTGAACGTAGACATAAGAAACAATAAGATTCTTCGACGGAATGTGTCTGGTGACTATGAAACTACTGAAGGTTGGTTAAACGATAAAGAGCGCTTTGGTTACACTTGGCAAAATGATAAAAACCGTATAACTAAACCAATAGTTGATGGTAAAGAAAGTAGTTGGGGTAATGCCTACATGAAATTACTTCCATTGCTAGAAACTAAAATAGGCTTTTTACCAGGTGGTTGTTTAACAGTTGAAGATGCCTATGCTTGGTCAAAATTTGCTAGGGTTGTTGGACAAACTAATGCTATTGACTTCAGATACAGACATACAAATGTAAATGAAGAAATCTTTGCTTATAACCGTTCAATAGAATATTTAGACAGCAAAGAAAACTTCGCTGAATACGTAGATTTAGAAAATGCTAAGAATATAGTTCTAATTGACTTTGAACCGGAAGAAGAATGTACGAGCGTTTTCCTAAAACTATACAAGAGTGTCAGGAATAATTCCGCTAAAGTTTACGCATTAAACCCATTTCAAAGTCCAGGTTCTAAAAAATTATCTGCAAAACTTTTGGAATATGAAGTAGGTAAGCAAGCTGATAAGCTAAATGAACTTTTCAATTCACAGTCATACTCAGAGCTTATACAAGATTTAACTGAGAATAGTGCAGTAGTAATTGCCGGCGAGAAAGCAGTAGATTACTTACCAACTGTTGTGGAATTTGCTGAAAAAATAAAAGCAAAACTAGCTTTCATACCAAGGCGTATAAGTGAAGGTGCTGGTTTTAGGTATGGAATAACACCTAACTTGCTACCTAATGCAATTAGTGTAAAAGATAATGAATCACTGGCTGAACTTTCCCAAATATGGGATAGTTTAATACCTACTGATGAATACAAAGATTATGACGATATTTTAGATAAAGTCATAATTGGACAAATACAGACTTTGTTTGTTGGTGGTGTTGATATTGATGATTATCCTAATCGAGAAAAATTTATCAAAGCTCTAGAGAAAGCTAATGTTGTTTCCTTAGAAGTTAGGGAAAGTGAAGTGACTAGCTTTGCTGACATAGTTTTACCTGTTGCACCACCTAGCGAAAAGAACGGTACATACGTAAACTGGGTTGGAGATAAGCTACCTTTCGGACAGCTATTTACAACAGTATTTATGAGCGACAGGGAAGTCCTATCAACTATTGCTGAGCTAAAAAACGTTGATTTGAACTTACAAACATTGGCTAAAGTTCACGCCGAGTTAGAAAAAGTTGAATCAATATCTAAGCATGTCAAGCAATTAGACTACTATGAAAGTGTACTTCCTGAAGTATCTAATGATAATTTAGCCGATAATGTCTTGAGTTTAGTGACATCAAAAACTCTGCTAGATGACGGAATAAAGATAAAATCTAATATACATCTACAAAATTCTTCCAGAATGAGTGTTGCTAGGTTATCACAAAATACTGCTAATAAGCTTGGTATAAAAACAGGTGACAAAATTAAAATTGTTACCTATTTTGATACCTTAAATGATACCCATAGTGAAAATCTAGAAACGGATCTACAATCAATAGTTTTACCCGTACAAATTACTCAAATGAGCGACAAAATGATTTGGATTCCTCAAAATGCTTGTAACAGTAAGGTGTATAAGACATTGAAGATAGATAACGGGCAAAAAGTGTTGATTGAAAAATTAGACTTGTGCTGTGCAAATGGAATAGAGAA
- the nuoF gene encoding NADH-quinone oxidoreductase subunit NuoF: MTASKLLPVLSKNWGIPNSWKIDTYIANGGYQALPKALKMEPAEVIEIVKNSGLRGRGGAGFPTGLKWSFLPPYDGKDRYLVVNADESEPGTCKDIPFLMANPHLLIEGIAIACHAIQSKHAFVYLRGEVVHVYRRLLAAAREFTDKQYVPDLKITVHAGAGAYICGEETALLDSLEGRRGHPRLKPPFPAVAGLYARPTIINNVESVSSVPGIIANGDEWFAGLGTEKSKGHAIYSLSGHVQNPGQFEAPLGITMRELIDMAGGIRKGHKLKFWTPGGSSTPIFTEEHLDIPLDYESVGQAGSMLGTRALQVFDETTSAVRVVTRWADFYNHESCGKCTPCREGTYWMRKILHRIEEGKGHEGDVDLLLDITQNLAGRSFCALGDAACTPVRSGIQTFREEFEAGCKSIPAWELYPYKRTTIFGGDKND, from the coding sequence ATGACAGCTTCAAAACTTTTACCAGTACTAAGTAAAAACTGGGGTATTCCAAATTCTTGGAAAATTGATACCTACATAGCAAATGGTGGGTATCAAGCATTGCCTAAGGCTCTTAAAATGGAACCAGCAGAAGTTATCGAAATCGTTAAAAATTCAGGTTTGCGTGGACGTGGTGGTGCTGGTTTCCCAACAGGTTTAAAGTGGTCATTCTTACCTCCTTATGATGGAAAAGATAGGTATCTTGTTGTAAATGCTGATGAATCAGAGCCTGGTACTTGTAAAGACATACCTTTCTTGATGGCTAATCCACACCTACTAATTGAGGGAATAGCTATTGCTTGTCATGCTATACAGTCAAAACACGCTTTTGTTTATTTGAGAGGTGAAGTAGTACACGTTTATCGTAGGTTACTTGCAGCAGCTAGAGAATTTACTGATAAACAGTATGTGCCTGACCTAAAAATTACTGTGCATGCTGGTGCTGGTGCCTATATTTGTGGTGAAGAAACAGCTCTTTTAGATTCACTTGAAGGACGCAGAGGACACCCGAGATTAAAACCTCCTTTCCCAGCAGTAGCAGGTCTATATGCTAGACCTACAATTATAAATAACGTCGAATCTGTCTCCAGTGTTCCAGGAATTATTGCTAATGGAGATGAATGGTTTGCCGGTTTAGGTACTGAAAAATCTAAAGGACATGCCATATATTCACTTTCAGGACATGTTCAAAATCCTGGTCAATTTGAAGCTCCACTGGGGATAACGATGAGAGAACTTATTGATATGGCTGGTGGAATAAGAAAAGGGCATAAGTTAAAATTTTGGACTCCAGGTGGTTCCTCAACTCCGATTTTTACCGAAGAGCACTTAGATATACCTTTGGATTATGAGTCAGTAGGACAAGCTGGTTCTATGCTTGGTACTAGAGCTTTACAAGTCTTTGACGAGACTACATCAGCAGTTCGCGTTGTTACCCGTTGGGCAGATTTCTATAATCATGAATCTTGTGGAAAGTGTACTCCATGTCGTGAAGGTACATATTGGATGCGTAAAATACTTCACAGGATTGAAGAAGGTAAAGGACATGAAGGTGACGTTGATTTATTGCTAGATATTACTCAAAACTTAGCAGGTCGTTCTTTCTGTGCCTTAGGTGATGCTGCTTGTACTCCTGTTAGGTCTGGTATTCAAACATTCAGAGAAGAATTTGAAGCAGGATGTAAATCCATACCAGCTTGGGAACTATATCCGTATAAGAGAACTACAATTTTTGGAGGTGACAAAAATGACTGA
- the nuoE gene encoding NADH-quinone oxidoreductase subunit NuoE yields MTSSTTTSQKRDDFIQNEEHVREFDIENFSVEAEEIKRRYPKGNERSALIPMLHLVQAYEGYVSNSGIKACAKILGITEAEVSAVATFYSQFKRHPNGQYTIGVCTNSLCAVMGGDEIFECVSKALEIGHDQTSADGKITLEAVECNAACDYAPVIMVNWEFFDNQTPETALKLVRDIQAGKQIHPTRGPEKVHTFKEISRTLAGFEDGLVDEGVSAGESTLLGKRIYDSYIEKNPNSNMREGEK; encoded by the coding sequence ATGACATCTTCAACAACAACTTCGCAAAAGCGTGATGACTTTATCCAAAATGAAGAGCATGTAAGAGAATTTGATATAGAAAATTTTTCAGTAGAAGCAGAGGAAATAAAACGCAGATATCCTAAGGGTAATGAAAGATCAGCACTAATACCAATGTTGCATTTAGTGCAAGCCTATGAAGGTTACGTTAGTAACTCTGGAATAAAAGCGTGTGCGAAGATACTTGGAATTACTGAAGCTGAAGTCAGTGCGGTAGCTACATTTTACAGTCAATTCAAAAGACACCCTAACGGTCAATACACCATAGGAGTATGTACCAACTCTCTATGTGCAGTAATGGGTGGAGATGAGATTTTTGAATGTGTTTCAAAAGCCCTAGAAATAGGTCATGATCAAACTAGCGCTGATGGAAAGATAACTTTAGAAGCTGTGGAATGTAATGCTGCTTGTGACTATGCACCAGTAATTATGGTTAACTGGGAATTCTTTGATAACCAGACCCCTGAAACTGCTTTGAAACTTGTGCGAGACATTCAAGCTGGAAAACAAATACACCCAACTAGAGGACCTGAAAAAGTACATACTTTTAAAGAAATATCTCGCACTCTTGCTGGTTTTGAAGATGGATTAGTAGATGAAGGTGTGTCCGCAGGTGAATCGACCTTGTTAGGTAAGAGAATATACGACTCTTACATAGAAAAAAATCCTAACTCGAATATGAGGGAGGGAGAAAAATGA
- a CDS encoding NADH-quinone oxidoreductase subunit D has translation MQEQENFANNGIKIKATLSPDEHCDLPYIEMEDDDWAKLAETMKEQAIDRAVISIGPVHPSTHGVLRIVCEIEGETIKDCRVGTGYLHTGIEKNMEYRTWTQGVTYCTRMDYVAPLFQEVAYCMGVEKLLGIKVSTRVDAIRVLLMELNRIASHLVAIGTGGNELGATTMLTIGFRARENILRILEHITGLRMNHAYIRPGGVATDIPEDTVEFIHNLLPKIRADIGKMQDLTMENPIFKLRQKDVGYISLPAAMALGLTGPCLRATGLPMDMRKLQPYCGYETYDFNIPVRDKSDSYNRTAVRFDECYESLRIIVQALERLENDHSPIMVEDKKIGWPSDLTVGKDGQGNNPKYVDEILGTSMESLIHHFKMISHGFDVPKGQVYTTIEHAKGVMGVHLVSDGGNKPYRAHFRDPSFSNLQSTSIMTEGSQIADFVVTLASIDPVLGGVDR, from the coding sequence ATGCAAGAGCAAGAAAACTTTGCAAATAATGGGATAAAAATTAAAGCTACTCTATCTCCAGATGAACATTGTGATCTTCCTTATATAGAGATGGAAGACGATGATTGGGCAAAGCTTGCTGAGACAATGAAAGAGCAAGCGATAGATAGAGCAGTTATCAGCATAGGTCCTGTTCACCCATCTACTCACGGTGTTTTGAGAATAGTGTGTGAGATTGAGGGTGAAACAATTAAAGACTGCAGGGTGGGTACAGGATACTTACATACAGGTATAGAAAAGAACATGGAATATCGTACTTGGACTCAAGGAGTTACTTATTGTACGAGAATGGATTATGTTGCTCCTCTATTCCAAGAAGTCGCCTATTGTATGGGTGTTGAAAAACTCTTAGGTATAAAAGTTTCTACTAGAGTAGATGCTATTAGAGTTTTACTCATGGAACTAAATCGCATTGCTTCACATCTAGTTGCAATTGGTACAGGTGGAAATGAACTAGGTGCTACCACAATGCTTACTATTGGTTTTAGGGCTAGGGAAAATATTCTAAGAATCCTAGAACACATTACAGGTTTGCGTATGAACCATGCCTATATTAGGCCTGGCGGAGTTGCTACTGATATACCTGAAGATACGGTTGAATTTATACATAATTTACTACCAAAAATCAGGGCAGATATCGGTAAAATGCAAGATTTAACTATGGAAAACCCAATTTTCAAGCTAAGGCAAAAAGACGTTGGATATATTTCCTTACCAGCTGCCATGGCATTAGGACTTACAGGCCCATGTTTGCGTGCTACAGGCTTACCAATGGATATGAGAAAGCTGCAACCGTACTGTGGATATGAAACCTATGATTTCAACATCCCCGTTAGGGATAAGTCTGACAGCTACAACAGAACAGCAGTTAGATTTGACGAATGTTATGAGTCATTAAGGATTATTGTACAAGCATTGGAACGCTTAGAAAATGATCATAGTCCGATAATGGTTGAGGACAAAAAAATTGGTTGGCCATCTGATTTAACTGTAGGTAAAGATGGTCAAGGAAATAACCCTAAATATGTGGACGAAATTTTGGGTACTTCGATGGAGTCCTTGATACACCATTTCAAGATGATAAGCCACGGTTTCGATGTTCCTAAGGGACAGGTATACACAACTATTGAACACGCTAAGGGTGTGATGGGTGTACATTTGGTCTCAGATGGAGGAAATAAACCTTATAGAGCACACTTCAGAGACCCATCATTTTCTAACTTACAGTCAACTTCAATTATGACTGAAGGTAGTCAAATAGCTGATTTTGTTGTGACATTAGCTTCGATTGATCCAGTGTTAGGAGGTGTAGACCGATGA
- a CDS encoding NuoB/complex I 20 kDa subunit family protein, with protein sequence MGLEEKLPPGIALTTIENVVGLSRKASLWPVTMGLACCAIEMMSTAAPRFDIARFGMEVFRASPRHADLMIVAGRLSQKMAPVVRKVYDSMPEPKWVISMGACASSGGIFNNYAIVQGADHVVPVDIYLPGCPPRPEMLIYACLELQKQIRKMPLGVNRVEAAKAAERKALTTLPVYAKYLEEQEYAQENANE encoded by the coding sequence ATGGGACTAGAAGAAAAATTACCACCCGGAATAGCTTTGACGACTATTGAAAATGTAGTTGGTTTATCTCGCAAGGCTTCTTTATGGCCGGTTACTATGGGTTTGGCGTGCTGTGCGATAGAAATGATGTCAACAGCAGCACCTAGGTTCGATATCGCTCGTTTTGGCATGGAAGTTTTCCGTGCATCTCCTCGGCATGCTGACTTGATGATAGTTGCTGGACGTTTGAGCCAAAAGATGGCACCAGTGGTACGAAAAGTCTATGACTCTATGCCTGAACCAAAATGGGTAATTTCAATGGGGGCTTGTGCTTCATCTGGTGGTATTTTCAATAATTATGCAATAGTACAAGGTGCTGATCACGTAGTTCCAGTAGATATTTATCTTCCGGGTTGCCCTCCAAGACCTGAAATGTTGATTTATGCTTGTTTAGAGTTACAAAAACAAATTAGGAAAATGCCTTTGGGAGTAAATAGAGTAGAGGCTGCTAAAGCTGCTGAAAGAAAAGCTCTAACGACTCTTCCTGTATATGCAAAATATTTAGAAGAACAAGAGTATGCACAGGAGAACGCAAATGAATAA
- the ndhC gene encoding NADH-quinone oxidoreductase subunit A: protein MAFNPYIPLLVMGSMAFLIAVGGLVASALLGPRSKNAAKEDNYECGVDTVPTNNALVRFPVKYYIVSMTFILFDVEIVILYPWAITFEQLGTFGLICMTNFLLLITLPFLYEWKRGGLDWQ from the coding sequence ATGGCGTTTAATCCTTATATTCCTCTTTTAGTAATGGGCTCTATGGCTTTTCTTATTGCCGTGGGTGGACTTGTTGCGTCAGCGTTGCTTGGACCTAGAAGTAAGAACGCTGCCAAAGAAGACAATTATGAGTGTGGTGTAGATACAGTTCCCACCAATAATGCTCTAGTTAGGTTCCCTGTTAAATACTATATAGTCTCTATGACTTTTATTTTATTCGATGTCGAGATAGTTATTTTATATCCTTGGGCTATAACTTTTGAGCAGTTGGGAACTTTTGGGCTTATATGTATGACAAATTTCCTTTTGCTAATAACACTTCCTTTCTTATATGAATGGAAACGTGGCGGATTAGATTGGCAGTAA
- a CDS encoding class I SAM-dependent methyltransferase, translated as MTDSLEKTPKKISAMFNDIAGKYDFINDITTLGLVRIWRKKIKKTIRPEKGDKILDIAAGTGTSSAAIFNDDVEIIAVDISEKMIEVARKNYPNITFIQADATQLPFEDNTFDITTISFGIRNINNPIKALKEMYRVTKVGGKVVICEFSMPDNRAFKKLYKLYMKVVFKKVIRLFSDNFQAYSYLNESIIRWDSKEELAEKMFRAGWREIGYKTMTFGTVTLHKGSKNKA; from the coding sequence ATGACTGATTCACTAGAGAAAACTCCGAAAAAAATATCTGCAATGTTTAATGATATTGCAGGAAAGTATGATTTTATAAACGATATAACTACGTTGGGATTAGTGCGTATCTGGCGAAAAAAAATAAAAAAGACAATTAGACCTGAAAAAGGTGACAAAATATTGGATATAGCTGCAGGTACGGGGACTTCATCTGCTGCCATATTTAACGATGATGTTGAAATAATAGCAGTTGATATATCAGAAAAAATGATAGAAGTTGCTAGGAAAAACTATCCTAATATAACTTTTATACAAGCAGATGCCACTCAACTACCTTTTGAAGACAATACTTTTGACATTACTACAATATCTTTTGGGATTAGAAATATAAATAACCCTATAAAAGCACTAAAAGAAATGTACAGAGTAACTAAAGTCGGGGGAAAAGTTGTAATATGCGAATTTTCCATGCCTGATAATAGGGCGTTTAAGAAGCTATATAAGCTATATATGAAAGTAGTTTTTAAGAAAGTAATAAGACTATTTAGTGATAATTTTCAAGCTTACTCATATTTAAATGAATCCATTATTAGATGGGATTCTAAAGAGGAGTTAGCTGAAAAAATGTTTAGAGCTGGATGGAGAGAAATAGGGTATAAAACTATGACTTTTGGAACGGTTACTTTACATAAAGGATCTAAGAATAAAGCCTAA